One region of Oncorhynchus nerka isolate Pitt River linkage group LG22, Oner_Uvic_2.0, whole genome shotgun sequence genomic DNA includes:
- the LOC115104644 gene encoding insulin has product MAFWLQAASLLVLLALSPGTDAAAAQHLCGSHLVDALYLVCGEKGFFYNPKRDVDPLIGFLSPKSAKENEEYPFKDQTEMMVKRGIVEQCCHKPCNIFDLQNYCN; this is encoded by the exons ATGGCCTTCTGGCTCCAAGCTGCATCTCTGCTGGTGTTGCTGGCGCTCTCCCCAGGGACAGACGCTGCAGCTGCCCAGCACCTGTGTGGCTCTCACCTGGTGGACGCCCTCTATCTGGTGTGTGGAGAGAAAGGATTCTTTTACAACCCAAAGAGAGATGTGGATCCCCTTATAG GGTTCCTCTCTCCAAAATCAGCAAAGGAGAATGAAGAATACCCCTTCAAAGACCAGACGGAGATGATGGTAAAGAGAGGTATTGTAGAGCAGTGCTGTCACAAGCCCTGCAACATCTTCGACCTGCAAAACTACTGCAACTGA